From Aliamphritea hakodatensis:
GCCTGAAGGTAGAAAAAGAAGGCCAGCTGCGCCAGCGCCAGAGTTACCATGGCAAAGTAAATGCCCTCACGTTTGACCGCCAGCTTGCCGTAAACCGCGCCGAGTACACCTGCTGCAAGGGTACCCGCCAGAATCCCCAGTTCCGGGGTAATGCCGGTATTCAGCATCAGGCTGCCAGTGATATAGCCGCCGGTGCCCAGAAAGATCGCGTGGCCGAAAGACAACAGGCCGACAAAGCCCAGTAGCAGGTTAAACGCGCAGGCAAACAGCGCAAAACACAACACCTTCATCAGGAATACCGGATACAATATCAGCGGTGCCACCAGCGACAGGCCAAACAGACTCAGATATAACTTATTCACTTTCATCGTTTCGCCCCTCATGCTTCTTTACCAAACAGACCGGCGGGCTTTAACAGCAGCACGATCACCATCACCAGAAAGATCACTGTGCTGGATGCTTCCGGGTAAAAGAACTTGGTCAGGCCTTCAACAACGCCCATCATCAGGCCGGTCAGAATCGCCCCGCCGATGGAGCCCATGCCGCCAATCACTACAATGGCAAACACCACAATCAGAATATTAGAGCCCATCTCCGGGCTGACTGAATACACCGGAGCCGCCAGCACACCGGCAAAGCCTGCCAGCGCCACACCAAAGCCGAACGTCAGTGTCGTGATCAGGGGTACGTTAATGCCAAAGCCCTGCATCAGTTGCGGGTTTTCGGTGCCCGCCCGCAGATATGCGCCCAGCTTGGTTTTCTCGATTACCCACCAGGTTGTGGCACACACGACCAGTGAGGCAATAATGATCCAGGCCCGGTAATTCGGCAGGTACATAAACGGCAGTTTAGTACCGCCTTTCAGCTCCGCAGGAATCTGATACGCCAGCCCGGACGAACCGTACAGCTGCGTGAACAGCCCCTGAAGAATCAGTGCCAGACCAAAGGTCAGCAACAGGCTGTAAAGGTGATCTTCCTTAGCGATCGGACGTACCAGAAAACGTTCGATCAGAATCGCAAAGCCCCCTACCGCCAACGGCACCAGCACCAGCGCGACCCAGTAATTGATGCCGAAATACTGCAGCGCCATCCATGCCAGAAATGCCCCCAGCATATACATCGCGCCCTGAGCGAAGTTAATAATTTTTAACAGACCAAAAATGATTGCCAGCCCCAGACTCAGCAGGGCGTAAAAAGAGCCGTTGATCAGACCGACCAGCAGCTGCCCGGAAAGGGCAAAAAGATTAATTCCGAATAATGTCGCCATGGCTTCGCTCCGAACGGCAGAATCTCTTGTGACACTGAGCACAACAGCCAACCGGGGATCAGTTGCTGTGTATTTTTATTGTTATAAAAGGTAAAAATCAGGAAGGTCTGCCAGTCCCGGCAGCCCTTCCCTAACCCGCGTAATCAGGATTTCGCTGCGAAATTGCAGGACTCCATCATCGGATTGAACGCGACATCACCGGGGATAACCGCCTCGATGTTGTAGATATCATCATCCGACTGACGACTCGCGGCGTCCTTAATGCTCACCAGCAACATATCGTGAACCATACGGCCATCGTTCCGCAGGTAAGCATTACGGGCGAAGAAATCATCCGGTTTGGTCGCCTTCATCATCGCCATCACCGCATCCGCATCATCGGTACCGGCCGCCTTAATGGCGTTCAGGTAATGCATGGTCATAGAATATGCACCGGCCTGCCCCATGGCAGGAATCGATCCGTGACGCTGCTTAAAGCGTGCCGACCATTCCCGGGTCTGGTCATCCATATCCCAGTAGAAACCGGTGGTTGCCTTCATACCGGCAGCAATCGCCGGATCCAGCGCCTTGGCGTTATGGGTGAACACCAGCAGGCCGGCTACATCAGAGGTTTCGGTCAGGCCAAACTCTGCGGAGGTTTTCAGCGCGTTCACGAAATCGGTACCGGCATTTGCCAGGCCGATAACATCCGCCCCGGAAGCCTGTGCCTGCAGTACATAGGAAGAGAAGTCAGTGGTGCCTAACGGCGCCCGGACGGCCCCGACTACTTCACCGCCCTGTTCATTAATCACCTTGGTGGCAATGCCTTCTAACGCATGGCCAAAGGCATAGTCAGCGGTGATGAAAAACCATTTCTTCTTACCGGAATCCACCATGGGCTTCACGGTGCCGTTGGCCAGCGCCGCAACGTTATAGGTCCAGTGGACGTTGTAAGGCGAGCAGGCCTTGGTGGTAAACGCATGGCTGGCAGAGGTGGAAATCAGTGCGACTTTTTTCGCATCCGTCAGTACTTTGGTGACCGCACCGGTCACTGAAGACGCCACCAGACCATTCACTGCATCCACCTGTTCGCTTTCAATCCACTGACGGACCTTAGCCGACCCCACATCCGGTTTGTTCTGATCATCCGCGCTGATCACTTCAATCGGCTTACCCAGTACTTCGCCGCCAAAATCTTCTACGGCCATCTCAACCGCAGTTACGCAGCCTTTGCCGCAGATATCGGCATACACACCGCCCATATCCGCCAGTACGCCGATTTTAACCACATCATCCGAGACACCTTCTGCCTGGGCCGTTACGGCAACAGCTGCACTCATCGCCACAGCCATCAGGGTTTTCTTCATCGCTTGCATAACGTCACTCCTTTAAAGCTCTTATTTTTATTCACGCTTTCAGTTAATCCGGTTACACACCCAGATAGGTGTTCAGCAAATCCGTCTTAGCAGCCAGTTCATGCTGCTTTACTTCCTCGACAATATGGCCGTGCTCCATCACATAGTGACGGTCGGCAATGGGCGCAGCAAAACGGAAATTCTGCTCCACCAGTAAAATCGTTAACCCTCTTTCCTTCAGCATCTGCAGTACCTGTGCCAGCTTCTGCACAATCACCGGCGCCAGCCCCTCAGTAATCTCATCCAGCAGGAGGATATTCGCGCCGGTACGCAGAATTCTCGCCATCGCCAGCATCTGCTGCTCACCACCGGACAGCCGGGTGCCCTGGCTGAAACGTCGTTCCGCCAGATTAGGAAAAAGTTCGTAAATTTCTTCAACGCACATGCCATCGGAACGAACATCCGGCGGCAACATGAGGTTTTCTTCCACATTCAGGCTGGAAAAAATGCCCCGCTCTTCCGGGCAGTACCCCACGCCCAGGTGGGCAATCTTGTGCGCCGGTAACGGAATGGTATCGGTGCCGTTAATGTTGATCTTGCCGGTCCGCCGGCCCACCATATTCATAATGGCTTTGAGGGTGGTGGAACGGCCCGCACCGTTGCGGCCCAGCAACGTCACCAGTTCACCCTGCATCACCGTCATATCGATGCCATGCAGGATATGTGACTCGCCGTAATAGGCATGTAAGTCATGGATGCGGATTTTTTCGCCCGTGCTGCTTTTTTTAGCCTGCTGCGACGGGGCATCTCCCGGAGGAGTCATCACACTGCTGTTCATGACACCACCTCCTTGTCTGCTTCGGCTTCAGCCTGATGCTCGTCCGCCTCAACCCCCATATAGGCTTCACGTACCTGAGGATTCTGCGACACTTCGGCGTAGTCCCCTTCCGTCAGAATGGCACCGCGTTGCAGCACGGTAATGGTATCCGCCAGTTTGGCCACCACATGGAGGTTGTGTTCGACCATCAGAATAGTGCGGTCCTGGGAAACCTTTTTAATCAGGTCTGCCACCACGCTGACATCTTCATGCCCCATGCCCTGAGTCGGCTCATCCAGTAACAGCATTTCAGGCTCCAGCGCCAGCGTTGTGGCGATTTCGAGTGCCCGCTTGCGGCCATAGGAAAGGTCAACCGTCACCGTGTTGGCAAAGCTTTTCAGCCCCACCTGATCCAGTAACTCCAGTGCCCGGTCATTGAGCCGGTTAAGCACCTTATCGGAGGTCCAGAAATGGAAGCTGTTGCCCTCTTTACGCTGTAAGGCAATGCGCACGTTCTCCAGCACACTCAGATGCGGAAACACCGCTGAGATCTGAAAAGAACGGACAATGCCTTTACGGGCAATGGCGGCTGACTTGAGCGAAGTAATGTCTTCACCGTTATACAGGATCTGGCCTTTTGTCGGCGTCAGAAACTTGGTCAGCAAATTAAATACGGTGGTTTTACCGGCACCGTTCGGGCCAATCAGGGCATGAATCGTGCCCCGCTTCACCCGGAGATTGACACCATCAACGGCGGTAAACCCTTTGAATTCTTTGACCAGATGTCTGGTCTCGAGAACATAGTCAGCAGTCATGCGGAACCGGCCTCTTGTTATTTTTGTTGTTTTCAGAGCCGTTCAAAATGTCTTGCACGTCCCTGAGCGGCAAGATGAAGTTAGCAATTACCCCTAAGGGTTAACAAGTACTACTTTAGTTTAATGCGCATTTCTTAGTCACTTAAAATTCAACAAAAAATCAAATAAATCAATAAGATAAATACATTCAGCCAATTATTACTTATACCTTAGTCACACCAACAACATCTTTACGTTTACGTAAACTTACACTATATTCGAATCATCATTGGTTTTCAGACAGATCAGAGCAGTTATGAGTAAAACCACATTTTCGATCCGCGACCTGGCCAGCGAGTTTGACGTCACCACCCGCAGCATCCGCTTCTATGAAGATCAGGGCCTGCTGTTTCCGACCCGCAAAGGCCAGACCCGCATATACAGCAGCCAGGACAGAGTACGGCTGAAACTGATTCTGCGCGGCAAGCGCCTGGGCTTCTCACTGGCAGAAAGTAAGGAATTATTCGAACTCTGGGATCAGACCCCCGGCGGCAGCATAAAACAGCTGGAACGTCTGCAGGCGAAGATCACCGAAAAGAAACAGGCGCTGGAACAGCAACTGAATGACATAGCTATGTTGCAAATTGAACTGGACAGCGCCGAAGCCCGCTGCCAGTCCGCCATGCAAGCGCTTCTTTCACAGGAACAGAACGCGAAATAATTCAGCACCGGCTGACGAAACCATAACCATAAGTAACAGGTACCCACGCGATGATCTCACAATACAACACCCTGAATTTTGGCCTCGGTGAAACCCTCGACATGCTGCGTGACCAGATCAACAGCTTTGCCGCAGAAGAGATCGCCCCGCGGGCAGAAGAAATCGACCGGGAAAATGCCTTCCCAATGGACCTGTGGCGTAAATTCGGTGACATGGGCTTATTAGGTATCACAGTTAAAGAAGAATACGGCGGCGTGGATATGGGCTACCTTGCCCATGTGATCGCCATGGAAGAAATCAGCCGGGCCTCAGCATCCGTAGGGCTTTCCTACGGGGCGCACTCCAACCTGTGTGTAAACCAGATCCACCGCAACGGTAATGAAGAGCAGAAACAGAAATACCTGCCAAAACTGATCAGCGGTGAACATATCGGGGCGCTGGCCATGTCTGAACCCAATGCCGGCTCAGACGTGGTCTCCATGAAGCTGCACGCTACTGATAACGGCGACCACTACCTGCTGAACGGTAACAAGATGTGGATCACCAACGGTCCGGATGCCAATACCTACGTCATTTATGCCAAAACCGATGTCAACGCCGGCCCCAAAGGCATTACCGCCTTCATTGTTGAGCGAGACTTTGCGGGCTTCTCCCGCCACCAGAAGCTGGACAAGCTGGGGATGCGCGGTTCGAATACCTGTGAACTGGTGTTTGATAACTGCCCGGTCCCCAAAGAAAACATACTCGGCGAACTGAACGGCGGTGTCCGGGTGCTGATGAGCGGTCTGGATTACGAACGCCTGGTGCTGTCCGGCGGACCGCTGGGCATCATGCAGGCAGCCATGGACATCGTTGTACCTTATATCCGTGACCGGCAGCAGTTCGGCCAGTCCATCGGCGAATTCCAGCTGGTACAGGGCAAGGTCGCCGACATGTACACCCTGATGAACGCCTGCAAGTCATACACCTATACCGTGGCCCGCGCTGCAGAACGGGGCGAGACCACCCGTAAAGACTGTGCCGGCGTGATCCTGTATACCGCTGAAACAGCCACCAAGCTGGCACTGGATGCCATTCAGCTGTTAGGGGGCAATGGCTACATCAATGAATTCCCGACAGGCCGTTTACTGCGGGATGCCAAGCTTTATGAAATCGGCGCAGGCACCTCAGAAATCCGCCGGATGCTGATCGGCCGTGAACTGTTTCAGAATAAATAAACCGCACCGCGGACAACCGGGCATTTTTTGCTGATCTCAAACGAACTGTTCAGAAAACAACTGGCCGTTCAGACGAGAGCCTTGCGTGGGGAGACACTCCCCACGCCTTTTTCAGCAAGAACAACAGGAGATGGCTAAACAATGGCTTTACTCAACAGCAAGATCAACCCGCGCAGCGAAGAGTTTCTCGCCAATTACGACGCTATGGCCACTGCGGTTACAGACCTGCGTGAAAAAGTTGCCCAGGCGGAACTGGGCGGCGGCAGTCAGTATCAGCAACGTCACCTGTCACGGGGCAAACTGCTGCCCCGGGACCGCATTAACACCCTGCTGGATGAAGGTTCCCCTTTTCTGGAGCTGTCGCAGCTGGCCGCTTATAAGGTGTATGACGACGACGTGCCCGCCGCCGGTATTATCACAGGTATCGGCCGGGTCAGCGGTCAGGAATGTATGATCATCGCCAACGATGCCACTGTAAAAGGCGGCACTTACTTTCCGCTCACCGTAAAGAAGCACCTGCGCGCGCAGGAAATTGCCGAACAGAACCACCTGCCCTGTATTTATCTGGTAGATTCCGGCGGCGCTAACCTGCCCCAGCAGGATGAAGTATTTCCCGACCGGGATCACTTCGGACGGATCTTCTACAATCAGGCGCGCATGTCTTCACTGGGCATTCCACAAATCGCGGTGGTCATGGGTCTGTGTACCGCCGGCGGCGCCTATGTACCGGCCATGGCGGATGAATCGATTATTGTGCGCCAGCAAGGCAGCATCTTCCTGGCCGGGCCTCCGCTGGTAAAAGCGGCCACCGGCGAGGTAGTCAGCGCGGAAGATCTTGGCGGAGCCGATGTCCACTGCCGTACGTCCGGCGTGGCCGACCATTACGCAGAAAATGATGAACACGCCCTGCAGATCGCCCGCCACTGCATTGCCAACCTGAACCGCCGTAAAGACATTCAGCTCAACACCCGTCCGGCTCAGGCACCACGCTTTGATGCTGATGAACTCTACGGCATCGTCGGTACCGATCTGAAAAAGCCCTTTGACGTCAGGGAAGTCATTGCCCGCCTCGTCGACAATTCCGAATTCGATGAATTTAAGCAGCTCTACGGCACAACGCTGGTAACAGGCTTTGCCCATATCTTCGGCTATCCGGTGGGTATCGTTGCTAATAACGGCATTCTTTTCGGCGAATCCGCCCAGAAAGGCGCGCACTTCATTGAACTCTGCTGCCAGCGGAAAATCCCTCTGCTGTTCCTGCAGAACATCACCGGCTTCATGGTGGGCCAGAAATACGAATCCGAAGGCATTGCCAAGCACGGCGCGAAAATGGTCACCGCCGTGGCCTGTGCCAATGTACCGAAATTTACCGTGCTGATCGGCGGCAGCTTCGGTGCCGGTAACTACGGCATGTGTGGCCGGGCCTACAGCCCTAATATGCTGTGGATGTGGCCCAACGCGCGGATTTCTGTCATGGGTGGTGAACAGGCCGCCGGGGTGCTGGCCACCGTGAAACGGGACAACATCGAACGCAACGGCGACAGCTGGTCGGCCGAAGAAGAGAGCGCATTCAAGCAACCGGTCATCGATACCTACGACGCCCAGGGCCACCCTTATTATGCCAGCGCCCGGCTCTGGGATGACGGTGTCATCGATCCCCGTCAGACCCGCGAAGTGGTTGGCATGGGGCTCTCTGCCGCCCTCAACAAACCGATAGACGAGACCCGCTTCGGCGTGTTCCGCATGTAATCAGGAGCGATCAGATATGGCCAACAGTCAGGTACTTTTCAGCTTCAGTGACGGTGTAGCGGAACTCACCCTCAACCGTCCGGAAGTCCATAACGCCTTTGATGACAACATCATCGAAGCGCTGATCAGCCATCTGGAAATCGCCGCGGACCTGCCCGATCTGCGGGTGCTGATCCTCCGTTCTGCCGGTAAAAACTTCTCTGCCGGTGCCGATCTTGCGTGGATGCGCCGCATGGCCGACAACAGCCACAGC
This genomic window contains:
- a CDS encoding branched-chain amino acid ABC transporter permease; this encodes MATLFGINLFALSGQLLVGLINGSFYALLSLGLAIIFGLLKIINFAQGAMYMLGAFLAWMALQYFGINYWVALVLVPLAVGGFAILIERFLVRPIAKEDHLYSLLLTFGLALILQGLFTQLYGSSGLAYQIPAELKGGTKLPFMYLPNYRAWIIIASLVVCATTWWVIEKTKLGAYLRAGTENPQLMQGFGINVPLITTLTFGFGVALAGFAGVLAAPVYSVSPEMGSNILIVVFAIVVIGGMGSIGGAILTGLMMGVVEGLTKFFYPEASSTVIFLVMVIVLLLKPAGLFGKEA
- a CDS encoding ABC transporter substrate-binding protein, which gives rise to MQAMKKTLMAVAMSAAVAVTAQAEGVSDDVVKIGVLADMGGVYADICGKGCVTAVEMAVEDFGGEVLGKPIEVISADDQNKPDVGSAKVRQWIESEQVDAVNGLVASSVTGAVTKVLTDAKKVALISTSASHAFTTKACSPYNVHWTYNVAALANGTVKPMVDSGKKKWFFITADYAFGHALEGIATKVINEQGGEVVGAVRAPLGTTDFSSYVLQAQASGADVIGLANAGTDFVNALKTSAEFGLTETSDVAGLLVFTHNAKALDPAIAAGMKATTGFYWDMDDQTREWSARFKQRHGSIPAMGQAGAYSMTMHYLNAIKAAGTDDADAVMAMMKATKPDDFFARNAYLRNDGRMVHDMLLVSIKDAASRQSDDDIYNIEAVIPGDVAFNPMMESCNFAAKS
- a CDS encoding ABC transporter ATP-binding protein; protein product: MTPPGDAPSQQAKKSSTGEKIRIHDLHAYYGESHILHGIDMTVMQGELVTLLGRNGAGRSTTLKAIMNMVGRRTGKININGTDTIPLPAHKIAHLGVGYCPEERGIFSSLNVEENLMLPPDVRSDGMCVEEIYELFPNLAERRFSQGTRLSGGEQQMLAMARILRTGANILLLDEITEGLAPVIVQKLAQVLQMLKERGLTILLVEQNFRFAAPIADRHYVMEHGHIVEEVKQHELAAKTDLLNTYLGV
- a CDS encoding ABC transporter ATP-binding protein — encoded protein: MTADYVLETRHLVKEFKGFTAVDGVNLRVKRGTIHALIGPNGAGKTTVFNLLTKFLTPTKGQILYNGEDITSLKSAAIARKGIVRSFQISAVFPHLSVLENVRIALQRKEGNSFHFWTSDKVLNRLNDRALELLDQVGLKSFANTVTVDLSYGRKRALEIATTLALEPEMLLLDEPTQGMGHEDVSVVADLIKKVSQDRTILMVEHNLHVVAKLADTITVLQRGAILTEGDYAEVSQNPQVREAYMGVEADEHQAEAEADKEVVS
- a CDS encoding MerR family transcriptional regulator, with translation MSKTTFSIRDLASEFDVTTRSIRFYEDQGLLFPTRKGQTRIYSSQDRVRLKLILRGKRLGFSLAESKELFELWDQTPGGSIKQLERLQAKITEKKQALEQQLNDIAMLQIELDSAEARCQSAMQALLSQEQNAK
- a CDS encoding isovaleryl-CoA dehydrogenase, encoding MISQYNTLNFGLGETLDMLRDQINSFAAEEIAPRAEEIDRENAFPMDLWRKFGDMGLLGITVKEEYGGVDMGYLAHVIAMEEISRASASVGLSYGAHSNLCVNQIHRNGNEEQKQKYLPKLISGEHIGALAMSEPNAGSDVVSMKLHATDNGDHYLLNGNKMWITNGPDANTYVIYAKTDVNAGPKGITAFIVERDFAGFSRHQKLDKLGMRGSNTCELVFDNCPVPKENILGELNGGVRVLMSGLDYERLVLSGGPLGIMQAAMDIVVPYIRDRQQFGQSIGEFQLVQGKVADMYTLMNACKSYTYTVARAAERGETTRKDCAGVILYTAETATKLALDAIQLLGGNGYINEFPTGRLLRDAKLYEIGAGTSEIRRMLIGRELFQNK
- a CDS encoding carboxyl transferase domain-containing protein, which gives rise to MALLNSKINPRSEEFLANYDAMATAVTDLREKVAQAELGGGSQYQQRHLSRGKLLPRDRINTLLDEGSPFLELSQLAAYKVYDDDVPAAGIITGIGRVSGQECMIIANDATVKGGTYFPLTVKKHLRAQEIAEQNHLPCIYLVDSGGANLPQQDEVFPDRDHFGRIFYNQARMSSLGIPQIAVVMGLCTAGGAYVPAMADESIIVRQQGSIFLAGPPLVKAATGEVVSAEDLGGADVHCRTSGVADHYAENDEHALQIARHCIANLNRRKDIQLNTRPAQAPRFDADELYGIVGTDLKKPFDVREVIARLVDNSEFDEFKQLYGTTLVTGFAHIFGYPVGIVANNGILFGESAQKGAHFIELCCQRKIPLLFLQNITGFMVGQKYESEGIAKHGAKMVTAVACANVPKFTVLIGGSFGAGNYGMCGRAYSPNMLWMWPNARISVMGGEQAAGVLATVKRDNIERNGDSWSAEEESAFKQPVIDTYDAQGHPYYASARLWDDGVIDPRQTREVVGMGLSAALNKPIDETRFGVFRM